A single region of the Chelmon rostratus isolate fCheRos1 chromosome 5, fCheRos1.pri, whole genome shotgun sequence genome encodes:
- the LOC121606171 gene encoding GRAM domain-containing protein 2B, translating into MEKYSADDLFLFKRKPTMSKPCCAPSNTTRHHHHRSRETDRTARQTAVWLMKLLSVMTEQCVNQQTSQEDARKCNRGTAKHEERDYYSDAENVEEQQRYEKPINESLQAIDLEQQELSGRRKPALVRSKTFDHSLLTQVQTDSDPKLERKKSHYSQLSKSNCQYHKIFKEISKEEQLRQSYTCALQKDILYQGRMFVSDHWICFHSKVFGKDTKIAIPVMSVTYIKKTKTAILVPNALVIATANDRYVFVSFLSRDNTYKILMSICLHLEKSPCSSPIPSSAENSFRGQRSALSPRFPLSFPGDFSDLDGAVRQRRQEMEESSSSDSQTHDYEKIAEFPVPPFLDVLKHTDGAAPPERPNHQHKVKSQHQNQQSSDKQHDTHHAGSELVIDSKTQKPVSLNTVLFVYLCLVCVLVFSSCYLAFKIVSLEQRLTTLGSVSEFTHQENDFLRGSDVNTELFSELLTINLMKLEKVQKNLQRLLDEAA; encoded by the exons ATGGAGAAGTACAGCGCAGAcgacttgtttttatttaaaaggaaGCCCACAATGTCCAAACCTTGCTGTGCTCCGTCCAACACAACCAGACATCATCACCACCG cagcagagagacggacaggACAGCACGACAGACGGCCGTTTGGTTGATGAAGCTGTTGAGCGTGATGACAGAACAGTGTGTGAACCAGCAGACGTCGCAGGAAGATGCCAGGAAGTGTAACAGAGGAACCGCAAAGCATGAGGAAAGGGATTATTA CTCAGATGCAGAAAATGTGGAGGAGCAACAGAGATATGAGAAGCCAATCAATGAGTCTCTCCAGGCCATTGATCTGGAGCAACAGGAGCTCTCAGGCAGGAGGAAACCAGCATTAGTCAG GTCAAAGACCTTCGACCACTCCCTGCTCACTCAGGTTCAGACAGACTCAGATCCCAAGTTAGAGAGGAAGAAGTCTCACTACAGCCAG ctttCGAAGAGCAACTGCCAGTACCATAAAATATTTAAGGAAATCAGCAAAGAGGAACAGCTCAGACAGA GTTACACCTGTGCTCTGCAGAAAGACATCCTCTACCAGGGACGAATGTTTGTCTCTGATCACTGGATCTGCTTCCACTCCAAGGTGTTTGGCAAAGACACAAAG ATCGCCATTCCAGTGATGTCCGTCACTTACATCAAGAAGACCAAAACTGCCATCCTGGTGCCAAACGCTTTGGTGATCGCCACCGCTAACGACAGG tatgtgtttgtgtccttccTGTCCAGAGACAACACCTACAAGATCTTGATGTCCATCTGTCTTCATCTG GAGAAGAGTCCATGCAGCAGTCCCATCCCCTCCTCCGCTGAGAACAGcttcagaggtcagaggtcagctctGTCGCCTCGCTTTCCTCTG agTTTTCCAGGTGATTTCAGTGACCTGGATGGAGcagtgagacagaggaggcaggagatggaggagagcagcagctccGACTCCCAAACCCACGACTACGAGAAGATAGCAG AGTTCCCCGTTCCTCCGTTTCTGGATGTGTTGAAGCACACAGACGGTGCAGCTCCACCTGAACGGCCAAACCATCAGCACAAAGTGAAGAGCCAGCACCAGAACCAGCAGAGCTCCGACAAGCAGCACGACACACACCACGCTG GATCAGAGCTGGTGATTGACAGCAAGACTCAGAAACCAGTTTCTCTcaacactgtgctgtttgtctaCCTGTGTCT AGTGTGTGTCCTGGTCTTCTCTTCCTGTTACCTGGCCTTTAAGATCGTCTCATTGGAGCAGAGACTGACGACGCTGGGCTCCGTCAGCGAGTTCACCCACCAGGA AAATGACTTTCTGCGGGGGAGTGACGTGAACACAGAGCTTTTCTCTGAACTCCTCACCATCAACCTGATGAAGCTGGAGAAG GTACAGAAGAACCTGCAGAGGCTGCTGGACGAAGCTGCTTGA